In Nocardia sputorum, a single genomic region encodes these proteins:
- a CDS encoding GNAT family N-acetyltransferase codes for MPALIAPTTRLHTAWLEAHDEWGPGPHEDGFGLRPYDEVRSPTGFAAWVARLADESGQAWAETGRARCTYRWIVEDDRVLGGIALRHGFDDFVRWAGHIGYGIRPSARRRGLATWALSRMLGEAEKLGMDRVLIVCAADNAPSAKTIERRGGVLERIVDTPLGPARRYWVSTGDHDQRPALRQTGNPAADVK; via the coding sequence ATGCCCGCGTTGATCGCTCCGACGACACGTCTGCATACGGCCTGGCTGGAGGCGCACGACGAGTGGGGTCCGGGCCCGCACGAGGACGGTTTCGGACTGCGGCCGTACGACGAAGTGCGTTCGCCGACCGGTTTCGCCGCCTGGGTGGCCCGTCTGGCCGACGAATCGGGTCAGGCGTGGGCCGAGACCGGCCGGGCGCGGTGCACCTACCGATGGATCGTGGAGGACGACCGAGTGCTCGGCGGGATCGCTCTGCGGCACGGCTTCGACGATTTCGTGCGATGGGCCGGTCACATCGGCTACGGCATCCGGCCGTCCGCGCGCCGACGCGGCCTCGCCACCTGGGCGCTGAGCCGGATGCTCGGCGAGGCGGAGAAGCTGGGCATGGACCGGGTGCTGATCGTCTGCGCGGCCGACAACGCCCCCTCCGCGAAAACCATCGAGCGCCGAGGCGGCGTCCTCGAGCGGATCGTGGACACCCCGCTCGGTCCGGCACGGCGTTACTGGGTGTCCACCGGCGACCACGACCAGCGGCCCGCGCTGCGGCAGACGGGAAACCCAGCGGCGGACGTAAAATGA
- a CDS encoding peroxiredoxin — protein MPLEVGTVAPDFTLKDQNNQEVSLSDYRGKKNVLIVFYPLAFTGICQGELCKVRDELPKFQNDNAEILAISVGPPPTHKIWAAEQGYTFPLLSDFWPHGAVAQAYGVFNEKSGYPNRGTFVVDREGYIRFAEMNGPGEPRDQAAWEKALAALDS, from the coding sequence ATGCCGCTCGAGGTTGGCACTGTCGCGCCGGATTTCACGCTGAAGGACCAGAACAACCAGGAAGTCTCGTTGTCGGACTACCGGGGCAAGAAGAACGTCCTGATCGTGTTCTACCCGCTCGCCTTCACCGGCATCTGCCAGGGCGAGCTGTGCAAGGTCCGCGACGAGCTGCCCAAGTTCCAGAACGACAACGCGGAGATCCTCGCGATCTCCGTAGGCCCGCCGCCCACGCACAAGATCTGGGCCGCCGAGCAGGGCTACACCTTCCCGCTGCTGTCGGACTTCTGGCCGCACGGCGCGGTGGCCCAGGCCTACGGCGTCTTCAACGAGAAGTCCGGCTACCCCAATCGCGGCACGTTCGTCGTCGACCGCGAGGGCTACATCCGCTTCGCCGAGATGAACGGCCCCGGAGAACCCCGTGACCAGGCGGCTTGGGAGAAAGCGCTCGCCGCGCTAGATTCATAA
- a CDS encoding DUF3052 domain-containing protein, producing the protein MVAAADAQNYAQKLGISHGLVVQELGWDEDVDDDLRADVEEAIGGELVDEDSDEVIDVVLLWWRDGDGDLVDALMDAIGPLADDGFVWVLTPKTGQPGHVEPSEIAESAPTAGLTQTSAISLGSWTGSRLVQPKAPSKQR; encoded by the coding sequence GTGGTCGCCGCGGCGGACGCGCAGAACTACGCTCAGAAGCTTGGCATCTCACACGGCTTGGTTGTCCAGGAATTGGGCTGGGACGAGGACGTCGACGACGACCTGAGGGCCGACGTCGAGGAAGCGATCGGCGGTGAACTCGTCGACGAGGACTCCGACGAGGTGATCGACGTCGTGCTGCTGTGGTGGCGGGACGGGGACGGTGATCTGGTCGACGCCCTGATGGACGCCATCGGCCCGCTCGCCGACGACGGTTTCGTCTGGGTACTCACCCCCAAGACCGGACAGCCCGGCCACGTCGAGCCGAGCGAAATCGCCGAATCCGCACCGACCGCCGGTCTGACCCAGACCTCGGCGATCAGCCTCGGTTCGTGGACGGGTAGCAGGCTCGTGCAGCCCAAGGCGCCCTCGAAGCAGCGCTGA
- a CDS encoding class I SAM-dependent methyltransferase — MTDSGSADLKRRHRAMWALGDYSSIATEVIPELGRRLVEAARIGRGQRVLDVAAGSGNAAIPAAEAGAEVVASDLTPELFEAGRRIAAARGVELRWQEADAEALPYADAEFDAVISCVGVMFAPFHQAAADELVRVAKPGGTIGLINWTPDGFIGQMFATMKPFAPPPPPGAQPPPLWGDEEHVRSLLGDRVADLELRRENAVIDRFADGAEFRDFFKSYYGPTVAVYKANAGEPDRIAQLDDALAELAARYDRGNGRMEWEYLLVTARRSG; from the coding sequence ATGACCGATTCCGGCTCCGCGGATCTCAAGCGGCGGCACCGCGCGATGTGGGCACTGGGCGACTATTCGTCCATCGCCACCGAAGTCATCCCGGAACTCGGTCGGCGTCTGGTCGAGGCCGCCCGCATCGGTCGTGGCCAGCGGGTGCTGGATGTCGCGGCCGGATCCGGCAATGCCGCGATACCGGCCGCGGAGGCCGGTGCGGAGGTCGTGGCGAGCGATCTGACGCCGGAGTTGTTCGAGGCAGGCAGGCGAATCGCCGCCGCGCGGGGCGTCGAGTTGCGGTGGCAGGAAGCCGACGCCGAGGCGTTGCCCTACGCCGACGCCGAATTCGACGCCGTCATCTCGTGTGTGGGCGTCATGTTCGCACCGTTCCACCAAGCGGCCGCGGACGAATTGGTGCGTGTGGCCAAACCGGGCGGCACGATCGGGCTGATCAACTGGACGCCCGACGGCTTCATCGGGCAGATGTTCGCCACGATGAAACCGTTCGCTCCGCCGCCTCCGCCCGGCGCGCAGCCGCCGCCGCTGTGGGGCGACGAGGAACACGTGCGGTCGTTGCTGGGCGATCGCGTCGCCGATCTGGAACTGCGCCGCGAGAACGCGGTCATCGACCGTTTCGCCGACGGCGCGGAGTTCCGTGACTTCTTCAAGTCCTACTACGGACCGACGGTCGCGGTGTACAAGGCCAATGCCGGGGAGCCCGACCGGATCGCGCAATTGGACGACGCACTCGCCGAACTCGCCGCCCGGTACGACCGCGGCAACGGGCGGATGGAGTGGGAGTACCTGTTGGTTACCGCCCGCCGGTCGGGCTGA